DNA sequence from the Oncorhynchus clarkii lewisi isolate Uvic-CL-2024 chromosome 9, UVic_Ocla_1.0, whole genome shotgun sequence genome:
TTAAAGTAAACTATAGCTGAATCCCAATGGCATCTTTCTCATAACACAAATcacataaataaaaataaatacaacaatACAGTGAAAAGGGATTTCCTGTGTTTGTCAAAAAGTTATGGATTTAGTGTTTAGGAATGTGAGTGAGTCTATTGGGTGGGGATATTTGTCTGAACTGCTAGATCCAGCACAAAGGGAGCAGTTTCATTTGTCCAGCAGAGGAGCTCTCTCATCATGCTGCGATTCCAACTCCAGAGGTGCATTATTGCGGTATATCAGGAACTGTATGGAGATCTGAAGCAGCGAGTCAAGGGAattcagaaaaaaataaaaatgaacacGGTCAAACTTTTAGATACTAGAAAGGAAACGCAGTCCAACAGCTGCATGCTGGCATATAGGATAATGTACTTAGATAATACTAGACAAATCAACCTGAACCTGTTGCATTTGGATAAGTTAATTAGGGTAATTGtaatacaatacaaaacaaagTCAAAAGCTAAAGTTAAGTGTTATGTCAATGCACACAAAATATCGTTGGGTATTACAAAATTGTTGGTGGAAAGGCCAGAGGCCAAGTAGACATTTTAATGAGAAGGATACCAGGATGTCTAGAGAGAGGGTGCCCAGGCTTCCTATGAGCCAGGGCAGGTGGTGGATGACGTAGCTTCCCTCTCCCTGGCCTTGCTCAGGGTTCTTCAGCAGCACACTCAGGCCGTACGTAGTGTTACCCAGGATGACCAGGGCAAACAGGAAGTAGGACACACCCTCCGTCGACTTCCTTGTGTACTACGAGACAGAAACATTCTAAATATAATGAGAAAGAAAAAGATCCATGCAAAACTTTTACAGGTAGGTTTGCCTCCACTGTAAAAAGTATGTCCATCCAGTACTCGCTCACTTCCTTACCAACCCCTCCCACTTTTAAGACTCACATTAGTGTGCATCTGTGGCAGTCTGGAACAGAGGTAGAGCACTGAGGATATGGAGCCAATGGTAAACCCAATAATCTCCTTGGTGCTGAAAGCCTGGACACAAAGCCAAAGCATCTGCATGTTACAGACAGACAAAAGGTTGGCCAGGGGCTggaataaaatcaaatcaattaCATTAACATCTACTGACTACACAAAGCTCATATTTTACCTTAACACTGTCCACAGTGGTTGACAGCAAGGCCCGCCCCTTAAACCCAGAGAGGACCACATCCTGTTGGGACCCTGACCCAGGTAAGGCAATGAGGCTGGCAAAGAAGCCCAGTATATAGACTACACCAACTACATTTAGAACCGACCTGTCTGGGTAAAGGAAAAATAAAGCTATCAGTTGTCAATATTGGTAGACACCGCCTCAGCAAAGTCATCAACAAAAGGTCACGGTGTCAACGGTTGCGACAACAATTAGGAAACTAAATAACAAAATATGGTGGTGATGCAAAGTATTGCTGGCATGACACTAGTTTTGTATGATACTTCCTCCTGTGTAATGAAGGTCTGTTTCTCAACACTAATCCTGGGGACCCTCTGTGTATAGGCTACAGCGGTCTAACCTGACACCCGTCAGGTTCACTGAACTGTTAAATAACTACTGTATGTATAAAAATACGTTGCAGCGTCCTGGAATGAACATTTGCGTTATGGGCAGAACATAGAACAATGTAGACAAGCCATACCTTGTTCTGTCATGCAtttgtgttatactgtatattacaatcgagaagaaaaagaaacgcacacctatatAGAAGACGTGCTGGCTAGCGTAGtggaaaacttgaaaataaataagagctcagaaaaaaaaaatgtaatatgcaacatttcgacagccaagctgtcttcatcagggtatactGTATATTACAAACTGTGGTTCCAGTGTAACAGAGGCCTCAGTTAATAGTCAAAGCGTGGAATGTACACTGACCAATGGCCTTGATTTATTATTGACAAGACAAAACTCACAGCAGCTAATTTTGTAGAGATCAAATACATTAACAGACAAAAACTCACTGTTATTCATCCTGTGCTTAGATACGTAGTAAAAGTACAATCCCAGCATCAATAAGTCAGCCAGGACATAATACACTGCTGTGTATGTCTGtatgagaagggggagagagacatgtcAGTGCGGTGGACAAAGGGATATACTAGTTTAAATGCCTATTATTACACTTTTTCGGaacattaaaacattattttaattGGTGTCTTGGAGTCGACAATTACAGTTGATCCCTCTATTTTCATGCTTGACAAACATTTATATTGTTATTGAAACCATTTCAGTAATATTGACTGACCCAAATAGCTGTCACTTACCTGTAGCGGCAGTTGGTCAGCTAAGAATGAGCCTACAAGATTGCAGGAGTCACCCCCCAGCCACAGCAACAGAAACCAAATGGACAAGGCACTGTCCATATTCCCACTCTTACAAGAGCTGTAGTATTGCCTGTATTCATGAACACAACAAAATAAGAAGAGTAAAGGTGTTGTCATACATTGGAAATGGGCTGAAATAATGTATTCCCAATCAAGACTTACGGCAGAGAAGAAACCATGAAGCACACTATAGACAGCAGACCCAGGATGACACTGGCCATGTCCCTGGAGTCCTGGGCACATTCCCCTAGCCCTTCCCAAACCCATACCGATCCATTGGGGCATACAGAGCTGAAGTTtccatcagtgttccatccaAAAGACCCCCACTTGAGGACACCATCAGCTGACCCCATATTCAGGCTCATGCTAAGCAGAGGGGAAAGGGTTAAACGAACAAGCTAGACACTATAGCTACCTAAATAAACAAGCTGTCGCTTATTATTTCTATTGACAAAACTTGTTTACAGCTAAGTCTCAAAATGTACTATCTGCTATGGAATTCAGAGTTAAGTCGGTTTGTACTGATACTTTTCAGCCGTGGACAAACATCTTGCACGCGGAGTTTTTACAGCTGGCTTTTCTTCAAACGTCTTCTAAGGACAAAGGTTGTGGTCAAatattaacaacaacaaaaaagtatctTACCTGTTTCTCGGGCGGTTATTGAAGTGTCCAGGGAGGCCCAATGCCTTTTTCAGACGTCTGTTCGCAAAGGTTAGAGAGAAAACAATTTAGCTCAACTGAACTGATTGGAATATGAGCTCCAACGTCAGAGAAAAGGCGGAGTTAGTACGCCAGATGTAGCTACACCATAGAGATCCGATTAAATTACGTACTCAGTCTTCATTTTATGTGTAACAGTTCAATGTAGAAATTATGTTTGTAATATAACGCCGGTCAAAAACAAATAACTAAATTTGAAAAATGTCCAAATCATTGCACAAAATAATAATCTCGAACTAGTTAACTGTTTTTGTGGGGGACGTTTCTGGAATTTAGGATGCACCTTGAAATAGACACGATGAATATTGTCCTCAAGTTCCTGTAACTTGAAGTTACAGAACAGAGGCAACCTGTGTCCACATGTCACATGTTCACATCAGATATCAACAGTCCTCGTTAGTTGGCCTCATCGATCTGCGTTGCAATTCTGTCATTAGTGTGCAGCAAGCCTACTCCCCACGGTCTCCGAAGATCTACAGGCTTTACATTTTTTCATAAAGCTGTGAAAATTAAGACTTATCATGTACATCTGATGTTCGCTGCGGCCGCGTATTTCTGCCTGAAACATGCAAATTTCCCAGCTATTCTAACGATCGCACGCAAACGACTCGACAGGTAGCCAATTACTCCCATGAAATTGTGACAAATTCAGTGTATTTTGAACTGCATGGCTTACCTCACACACGCTCTCAAAACTCTGCTTGGCCTTAGCTCGCGGGAGTCTTCGATCTAACGTCGATCTAAATAGTGTTGTCAGCTGACCCTGCTCACCTGACTGATGACTCAGCACAGAACTATGCTTATCCAGAGAAACTGTATATAATGACGACATGGTCTAGTCTCCTCCCCTAAAATGGGAGTTGTTGTTCCAAAGGTGGGAGGTCTGCTTATCGGGGACATATTTTGACCGGAGCAAACCCTCTTGCTTCCTCTCTGTTCTGAAATCATGTCAGTTTATTCTACCAAATACCTTCCCTATGGACTATTTTGGTCTGGGTTCAACTATGTTACAAAAATGCATCTGAcactgattttttttaaatatatttttttaatttagaaTAACATCCTCTCGTTTTCGAGAGGTTTGCCATGTCTGGGGAGAGACCTCGGCTGACCACCTCGCTGAGCGAATGTTCAAGGGATctggtatgcagaccatggagatgaagagggggctAGCCATGGAGCCAGTGGCTGTACAGGAGTACTGCACACTGAAGAATGTTAACTTCTTTCCGTGTGGCTTCATAGTGCACCCAGATGCTCCGTGGTTAGGATCCTCTCCAGATGGCATCATATTTGATCCCAGTGTGAGACCACACTTTGGACTCTTAGAGGTCAAGTGCCCAAATGTACCAAGTTATGTTGAGTGCCCTTACCTGAAGATACAGAATGGAGAGCTGAAGTTGAAGAGATCTCATGCTTACAACTAGGTGCAAGGTCAAATCCTTCTCACAGGTTGTAGCTGGTGTGACTGTCATCTGTGCACAGGATGACAACCTAGTTGAAAGGATATATAAAGATCTACAGGTTTCAAAAACTATAAGAGAGAAGGTTGACCACTTATTTTTACCACTACTTGCAGAAGTGTCTCTCGCACCTGAATGGATCCCATGCATGGGTGCCAAGTTTAGTGGTTTCACAAAAAATAAGTATTGATGTTCTTGTGAAGAAAACTATAGTAGaatagatttgtttaaaaaaaattatttcaGCAAATGTTCAACAGTTCAGTTAATCAATTACACATCTCCAACATTGTATTAAATCTTGCATTCTGGCTATTCTGTGTTTACTTGATTTCTTTCCCCCACCCCTAAACTCATTGCCTAATTAAAGACAATACAAGCTccacacaaactgatattcactacaaCACAATTGATTGCTACATGTTGTAGATAAACAACATATTATTTTGCTGCTAGCAAATAAACACGTACATTTACACTGGCTTGGCCCATGCTCTGACCAAAGGTCAATTTTGATAGTTGACCAACAGGCACATCACTGGAAATAATTGGTTGATGCTGCCTGAGCTGGTCAGGGGGATGACTGTGTCAAAAAGCTTGTGCTCCTTTACTCTGCGGCTCATTCTTTCAACATGCACTACCAGCCTGGCAATGGATTGGGCCTCCCTAACCTCATGCGCTGGCATCTGTGTGCGTCCTGACAGAAAGGCTGGCTGGTAGATCTTGCACAGAACAATGTAATTACGAGAAAGGCCTTATCCACCATAATGGCCATGTCAGGGGTGAGTAAGGAAATAATTCCAGACTGCTTGAAGATCTCCTTGTCATTCACAGATCCAGCATACAATGATGACACAAAAGTTGACAGCTCCATGTGGTGACATTCCCAACATGCCCTTAAAGGTACAGGAAGAAACATCTCACTCTGCAGTAGTAGTGAAGATGGTGTATGGCAGCGGAGTTCAGTGCAGTCAATCACTACCTGGGTGTCTGGATAGTCCTTGAACTCAGGTGGTAGGTGGGCTTTGATGGTTTCCTTGTGGATCCATACACGTGCTGACCCAAGCAGACAGTAGAGGAAGTTGGCCCAAGAGATGATAATCCGTCTCACTGTCGATTGGTAGATGCTGAACCGATGGGCCAAATCCATCTGCTTCAGACCCAGCGACAGACGAGTCATAAACAAGACACTACTCGTCGATTGATGGCAGTGTCTGAACGTAAAGAAACTCGTTTTAGTACAATATAGTCCTTATATTCGGTCCATAACAAAAAGTAAATAATGTTTAACAATTGCAGTAAAATCAAATAATATTCTCTTAAGTGTTTAATGTAGTTGTCACTTTCCGGTTTTCTTTGAGTAACATTTGTTTCAAATGGATTGGTACTTGTGACTCTTACAAACTTGGTCTCTGCTGCCCACTCAATCAAGTGCCAGAAGGTGGGTGTAGCTTGTGGGTGTAGCTTTCAAATCTAAAGACGGACCCAAATTACTATTATTGTCCATCTTCTCTAAGCCTTAAGTAGCACAAGACATGACCTAGCTGCTATTGTAGCCTGTTTTCTTGTTACTGCAATTCGTACTGTAATTCACAGCAGCGAATTTGTTTGAAATGTTCCGTTATTTAACCTGGGAAGTGGACTAAGAACCAAATATTATTTGCAGCAACGACTTGGGAGCATTTTTGGGGGTTAACTGAAAACGAATGTGAAGACAACATACATTCAATATGTCTTCTTATGCTAAGATATGCTAGCCTAGATTTAAATAACAATAAACATtgtttcagtatgatatgttggataaaggaataaagacagacaccaaTGTCAGGTTCAATAGCCTTGTTTGTGCATTGTACAAATCCCTACACATGGAGTCCGGGGAACAGTCCACATGACATCTGTGACTGAATAAGTCCATACTGACGATTTGCCAGGCCCTTGTGGGCAGTTCGTGTGACAAACATGTTCTTAAAAGTAAGCTGGACTTTGGGATAATAATAATTAATAGTAAATAATAAACACTAATACGGGATAATAAATTATTACCTTGTGTAAAAACGTATACCCTCGTCAGAACCAGCAAATCGCTGTAGACCAAAGCCGTGTTGGGCGGTCAGTTCTCCAGCTTGGCTCGAAGCTCTTTAATTACGTGCTCATGTTTTGCCATTAGGGTCACGTTCAGGGACTGCATAGTAATCATGTGTCTGGACCGGATCAGAGACGGCACAGTCCATAAGCAGCGCACCTTGTTCTTCGTCCTCGGTTGGAGCAGGAAGTTTCCTAGTTGTCCTAGTTCCACGCGAAGAGTAGGAACAACACCTATTTTTAGGTATTGTCGCCCCCCATTTTTTCCCTCAACAACGTCACTCGACGAAATGTGTAGTACACACTTTTGTGTGTTTGGTGACAGTAAAGTTGTCACGACATACTGCCACCAACCCCCTTTTTCTGAGCTTTAAGTTACATCGACCGGGAAACTATGGAAGCTCACAATACCATTACATTTGGAGGAAACTGAACACAGAGGCACTGAACAATGTTCATTAGCACCTCCTTCGCCGGGCTGTAATTTAAACGTAGTCATTGCGAACTATTTCAGTCAGAAATGCATCAACTAGTTATCGCTAGTAAGCTAATGATAAAAACAACAGCAGAAATCGCTCCGGAAGTTATCAACCCGGTAGGAAGTAAATTAGAATGTTGGAGGCGGTATAATGCATAGAGCCTATTGGCGACCGGGGACAGCCTGCAGGCACCCTGACCGCAACAAGGACTCGCTAGGGCGCGAtgagccaaaccctcccctaacaatTGCTGGAGCAATTGTGTGCAGTCCTATGGCACAGCCCGGGAATGAAGCCGGGTCTGACCGCTGCAGCCCTCGGGAGGCCCCTGACTCCGATTTGAAATGTAATGCCACAGCAGATGAGATGTAAGAAAAAAACTGTTCCATTAAAATGTTCACACCTTTGACAATACAGTACTTTTAGTTGATTGATATATATGAATGCCATTTCCTATCTACTTTGTCTAAGAGTGATGTACTTACAGAACGAATTAACCCCTTTTAGTGCTGATGGTCTCTCAGGGTGGGGTAGCCTATTTACTTGTGTacgtgagagatggagggatcgTGATGACTCACAGGCTTGTCCTTCAATGCTGCACAATTTTGACTGATGTAAAAAGAGAAGTCCATTTGGGTAACTAACTTCATTTGAAAACCTGCACCATATTATCTCGACTTGCACATTTTTCAAATGCATTAACCATTGTGACTCAGTCTGAGTCCTTGATTGTAAAACCCATTGCCAACCTGGTattaatttaaaacattttatcctATATTGAGATTACAAATCTATCTCAAAAGAGACCTGATTATATAATGAAAAAAGATCACAGAAACATGTTCAATCTGTTTTTTCTCAGAGCCTGAAATTAAGTTGTCTTGCAACATTGACAGTAAATATTTgaacatattttatttattggTGAAAGACCAAACAATCCACTGGTTTTTCCTCATTTGGTTTTTCTTATTTACAGCCGGTAAAATATTTCAAACACAATACAAATACTTGTTAGGTAATTCATGTCAAACTTTATAGTACATTAAGATTAATAGTGGAAATGGGAGTTTTGGATATTTTATAAAGCATGTTTCACAATTATTATCATAAATGATAATAGAAAAAAAAACTACTGCAAACAAAACATACTTTCAAATCTGTACAAGCATTTTCTTGAACATCCATAAATTCCCACAAAAGAAATGAAGGCGTGGAACTTCCAATATGTCTTTAAAAAGTCCAGTTTGCCAGATACAGACTAATTTAATTTCTATTTTACAATAAGTAAAAGAGGCAAAAATGAAAAACTTGTAAATGTGTACAATAGGTCTTGCATTTCAGATGAGGAAGACAAAATCCTTTCACTTCTCTTgaccttttcttttttttaacactGATTCTCACTTGATGTGAAGCATCTTTTCATCTGTTTTTAACCGCTTGCGTTTAGGCTGCACAAACTCATCCTCTGAGTCTTCTGTGAGatctgcctcctctccctctccaactggGGCCTCAGGCTCCTCTGGTGCCTCAGGGAAACTTTCGTCTGGGTATAGCTCCAGCAGCCTTTCTTCAAAGTACAAACTCACGGCTTTCCCTGCCTGCGCCACCTCTGAGTCCACCTGCCAggtgggaaggagggggagagtatGGGGAAGGTGGGGTGTGAGGTCACCATTTAACAGGAGGGATGAATGGGTAAGgaatgggaggggaggagatggagcaCACTAGAGTGGGTTAAAGGTCCAACACAGCTGTTTTTTTCTCAATATTAAATCATTTCtgtgtaacaattaagtaccttggtgtgatttttttttatctccaattaaaatggtaaaaaataaacaattagcttcctagcaaagagcaatttctcaagcaagaattttgcttggactgtctaggagtggtctgagtttggaaaactagctgttattggcagaggtttggaactctttcttattggtctaaacAAATTTACTTAAACTCCATCCcatcaaaacaggctgaaattttaggcaatcttttcaaacagctcttatactTCAAAaaggcattatcatcattttcacaatattattctaacctcagtgtggaaatgcaaataaaacacagaaaaccCACATTTTTAACAGTGGCAGGGTGGGCAGCCTAACCTTTCCCCTCCATGTGTATTAGAAACAGCTTACCTGCACATTACTCTGTTTCTCCTCATCATATACCTGGATTATTCGAGACATCTAAAAAAAGGGGTGATAACAGTACAATAAAGACAAAaagcagaaggggggggggggatttcacaGCAGACAGGTTATAGGTAACAACCATGTGTACTGTCACTACTCTTGGTCTTTTGGGCCTAAGTAAAATACACCCCTTATTGAACTGGTGTCCAAATGTGGTGTCTCTCATCGTCATTCCTCCATAAACTTTTGTTTCACTTACTGTCTAACTTATGGAGGATGCCGTTGCAGACCTTGCTTAAATCTTGCCATTAAATTTCCCAACTAGTCTAGTGTCTTTACCTATGGTCTGTCTAGTCTTTACCTGTTAGGGTTCAATTTCTGCTAAATTGGCTAGTAACTTGACACTGACAGTCCCATCACTGATACCTAGTAAGTGTCTCTTCAAATCTTAAGTTTGCATATATGACCCATTGTGCTGGACCGTTGACTAAGTCAACTGCAACCAATAGAAAACCTTTTAACGTTACCTCCACAACTCAGTCCCTCATTGATTCTCTCAATACAAGGCAGTATATTGGTCCCCTCTTTTCCATTTCAAATCACTATTAAAAATCTAAATCACAAAATTCCTTGTAAATCTTTTTTCCCCTACACACATCACTTGAAAACATGTCCAGAGAGATTAAATTAAGAAAGTAAACATTGACACCATATCAAAAAGGTCCAATGCAATGAAGAGCCCACACACGGGACAAATTTTGCATTCGAAAATTCCAAGTATTTGTGTTAGTATCTAGTGAAAATATACACGTTAAAAGGAAAATTCCACCCTCAAATGATCTTctgcaaaacgcagcatcatacaaaatacaccatacaggctgtatttctgtatttttacaGTTATACATCTTAAacgtgattgctgacatgcaaaacattgtgACTAACTacatcaacaatggactaatgaaacaaatactaaGAGATAGCTTGCACAAGAtaataaaggaaaactccacccaaaaacaaTCAAGTCAAAGACAAACAATCAATCATTGATTGATAGAAACTGTTAGCTATAATGAATACAGACAAAACGGAATGTATTagcattttaaaggtaatctctGCAAGAAAGCGGCAAGTTATTTAGAATGACAAAAATGTCTAATATATTGTGACAATAATGACAATAATAGTTCAATGCTTTATAGATTCGCTTGTTTTGTCAACTCATAAGTAAAAAAAATCAAGGAGTCTTATGGTAGCAGGCTCTCTAACTGCTTACAAAATAACTGACCAGGAAGACATTAAATTAGAGGCCATGAAAATATTCAGGTTGGATAATCGGCACATAGGCAAATTATTTTTGCAACACCACAGTCACAACAAACAGCCCAGTGTGAGTACCCAATAACTGCATCCGGTCATCCAACATTAATCCCTGCGGGTGCCCAAGCTCATGCAAAATGGTGTGATAAGGATATCAACCTTCTGCATAGTGCATTTCCACTGCCCACATACAGTAATAATGTGCATGTGTTCTCCTGCATCCATTCAACTATCACTCAGCCCCATCTCATCATGCATGGAAGTCATGCCCACTCACCTCGTTGTATTTGGCACAGTTGCTGAAGACCAGGCGCACGTCCGAGACAAACTCTATGGGGCTCTGGTAGTGCTGGACGTGCTTCAATTGTAGCTTCTGTTTCACCAGGGTCAAGTCCATGGGCTTCTTGATGATTTTGTAGTAATTAGGGATCTGGTGAGAAGGGAACACCATGGTTAGAGAGCCATATTAGATCATTAATTTATTATACAGAACATTATGGTTATAGCCACAATGCTGAAGTAAAGTGGTGCTGTGGGTATAGGGAAGTATCCATAAAccaaccaatcaaatgtatttataaatacaatatattaaaaaataaataataatcagcAGTTGATACTACATGCTTTTACAGAGATCTGGCCAAGACCCCAAAGAAAGCAATGGCAGAATCAAGAGCACAGTGCCCAGGAAAAAGTCTCAAGAAAGAAGAAACCTAGATAGGATGTACTCTAGAGTACATGTGGCCATCCAGGTCAGATAGAATACAGGTGGCATTGCCTTTCACAAGCTTGTGATACttacagagggagggacaggctCCTGGAACCCCTCGCTGAGCTCATGGCAGAAAACGTTCAGCAGGAGACGCTCACacctctgcagagagagagggagacagacaaagaaatagagcaagagagagggtagaggggcagTTATGCAGGAGAACATTACACAACTGCTTAACATTCCTCAgctaggagagagaaagagagacagagatgaggaaTGTGTCCCTCTGGCTGAACACAGCAAATTAAGATTAAATAAGTAGCGCATCAAGATTAATAAATACAAGTTCTCCGTAATTCACATACTCCTTACTAAGAGACGTGTACTAAATGAATTCATACTGATTTACTCCTCAAATGTGAGGGCATCTAAAGTCAACT
Encoded proteins:
- the LOC139416555 gene encoding lysosomal amino acid transporter 1 homolog, whose product is MSLNMGSADGVLKWGSFGWNTDGNFSSVCPNGSVWVWEGLGECAQDSRDMASVILGLLSIVCFMVSSLPQYYSSCKSGNMDSALSIWFLLLWLGGDSCNLVGSFLADQLPLQTYTAVYYVLADLLMLGLYFYYVSKHRMNNNRSVLNVVGVVYILGFFASLIALPGSGSQQDVVLSGFKGRALLSTTVDSVKAFSTKEIIGFTIGSISSVLYLCSRLPQMHTNYTRKSTEGVSYFLFALVILGNTTYGLSVLLKNPEQGQGEGSYVIHHLPWLIGSLGTLSLDILISIQFLIYRNNAPLELESQHDERAPLLDK